One genomic region from Nymphaea colorata isolate Beijing-Zhang1983 chromosome 12, ASM883128v2, whole genome shotgun sequence encodes:
- the LOC116266271 gene encoding late embryogenesis abundant protein 2-like: MASQGQDIRYKAGELAGQAQVKKDELMDKGRDAAQNVKDKASSGMQAAKDAANSAADKCCSAAESGKSAASDCKNQSSGFLQQTGEQAMSMAQGAAEAVKNTLGIGSGNNKSS; the protein is encoded by the exons ATGGCGAGCCAGGGACAGGACATCCGCTACAAGGCTGGTGAGCTCGCCGGCCAAGCTCAG GTGAAGAAGGATGAGCTGATGGACAAGGGAAGGGACGCGGCTCAGAACGTGAAGGACAAGGCCAGCAGCGGCATGCAAGCGGCCAAGGATGCTGCCAATTCTGCCGCTGATAAGTGCTGCAGCGCCGCCGAAAGCGGCAAAAGCGCCGCCAGTGACTGCAAGAACCAGTCTAGTGGATTTCTCCAGCAG ACTGGGGAGCAAGCTATGAGCATGGCGCAGGGTGCTGCAGAAGCTGTGAAGAACACTCTGGGCATTGGAAGTGGCAACAACAAGAGCAgctga
- the LOC116265940 gene encoding probable pectate lyase 8, which produces MAEKAGVLTVVALIMVALAIGGLSGVRGSREETDLRGVNAEAYEAERRLQAIRSNTSFINPVVDDPDAVAEMVTMSIRNSTARRQLGYLSCGTGNPIDDCWRCDPNWSRNRKRLADCGIGFGRNAVGGRNGRFYVVTDHTDDDPVNPRPGTLRHAVIQDEPLWIVFKRDMVIVLKEELIMNSFKTIDGRGANVHIANGACITIQFVTNIIIHGIHIHDCKPTGNAMVRSSPRHYGWRTMADGDAVSIFGSSHIWVDHCSLSKCADGLVDAVMASTAITISNNYFTHHNEVMLLGHSDSYMKDKEMQVTIAFNHFGEGLIQRMPRCRHGYFHVVNNDYTHWEMYAIGGSASPTINSQGNRYLAPVNPFAKEVTKRVNTATGVWKNWNWRSEGDLMLNGAYFTSSGVGAAASYSRASSLSAKSSSMVGIITSQAGVLSCRKGSSC; this is translated from the exons ATGGCGGAGAAAGCTGGAGTCCTGACTGTCGTGGCCTTGATTATGGTGGCGCTGGCCATCGGAGGGCTCTCCGGCGTCCGAGGGAGCAGAGAGGAGACGGATCTGAG AGGAGTTAATGCTGAAGCGTATGAAGCGGAAAGAAGGCTGCAAGCAATCAGATCTAACAC GTCTTTCATTAATCCGGTCGTGGACGACCCAGATGCCGTCGCAGAGATGGTCACCAT GAGCATTAGGAACAGCACGGCACGGAGGCAACTAGGCTACCTCTCCTGCGGCACCGGTAATCCCATCGATGACTGCTGGAGGTGCGACCCCAACTGGTCGCGCAACCGTAAGAGGCTGGCGGACTGCGGCATTGGGTTCGGGCGGAACGCCGTAGGGGGACGCAATGGCCGGTTCTACGTGGTGACGGACCACACGGACGATGACCCAGTGAACCCCCGGCCGGGCACCCTCCGCCACGCAGTGATCCAGGACGAACCCCTGTGGATCGTGTTCAAGCGAGACATGGTGATCGTACTCAAGGAGGAGCTCATCATGAACAGCTTCAAGACCATCGACGGTCGTGGCGCCAATGTCCACATCGCGAACGGCGCTTGCATCACCATCCAATTCGTTACCAACATCATCATCCACGGCATACACATCCATGACTGCAAGCCGACGGGCAATGCCATGGTGAGGAGCTCGCCGCGCCACTACGGCTGGCGGACCATGGCCGATGGGGATGCCGTGTCTATTTTCGGGTCTAGCCACATCTGGGTGGACCACTGCTCGCTCTCCAAGTGCGCCGACGGCCTCGTTGACGCCGTGATGGCCTCCACCGCCATCACCATCTCTAATAATTACTTCACGCACCACAACGAG GTGATGCTGTTGGGGCATAGTGATTCTTATATGAAGGATAAGGAAATGCAGGTGACCATCGCTTTCAATCATTTCGGTGAAGGTCTCATTCAGAGAATGCCCAG GTGCAGGCATGGGTATTTCCACGTTGTGAACAATGACTACACCCACTGGGAGATGTACGCGATTGGAGGAAGTGCGTCCCCCACCATCAATAGCCAGGGGAACCGATACTTGGCTCCTGTCAACCCATTCGCCAAGGAg GTGACGAAGAGAGTGAACACGGCTACAGGCGTGTGGAAGAACTGGAACTGGAGGTCGGAGGGCGATCTCATGCTGAACGGGGCCTACTTCACCTCGTCGGGCGTCGGCGCCGCTGCCAGCTACTCGAGGGCCTCTAGCCTGAGCGCCAAGTCGTCCTCCATGGTGGGAATCATCACGTCCCAGGCAGGGGTGCTTTCCTGCCGGAAGGGCTCCAGTTGCTGA
- the LOC116266187 gene encoding late embryogenesis abundant protein Dc3-like encodes MADQGQFKAGEAKAHTQEKTGQVMEKGSDTAQAAKDKAGSGAQTVRDKASGAPGAAKDKASGAAESAQETAHEGKERAGGILQQTGEQVKSMAQGAADAVKSTLGMGGGDKEKH; translated from the exons ATGGCGGACCAAGGGCAGTTCAAGGCAGGAGAAGCAAAGGCCCACACTCAG GAGAAAACTGGTCAGGTGATGGAGAAGGGAAGCGACACAGCCCAGGCGGCGAAGGACAAGGCAGGCAGCGGCGCGCAGACCGTTAGGGACAAGGCGTCGGGGGCCCCCGGTGCGGCCAAGGACAAGGCCTCCGGCGCTGCCGAGTCCGCCCAGGAGACTGCCCACGAGGGGAAGGAGCGGGCCGGAGGGATCCTGCAGCAG ACGGGGGAGCAGGTGAAGAGCATGGCTCAGGGAGCTGCGGATGCTGTGAAGAGCACCCTTGGCATGGGAGGTGGTGACAAGGAGAAGCATTGA
- the LOC116265513 gene encoding mitochondrial import inner membrane translocase subunit TIM17-2-like, translating to MGTPETSREPCPDRILDDIGGAFGMGAVGGSAFHFIKGLYNSPKGERVVGGVQAVRMNAPRVGGSFAVWGGLFSAFDCSMVYVRQKEDPWNSIIAGAATGGFLSMRQGLGAASRSAIFGGVLLALIEGAGIMLNKVLSAPQNFPPMEEPIPAMMTPAGVEIGVDQRPKAEESSSWFGGFFGGRRRRSHLVQPRLRYWRALILQAHPSPLSNTSEGFPFFPCLRSSRSWHK from the exons ATGGGTACGCCGGAGACGTCGAGGGAGCCGTGCCCTGACCGGATCTTGGACGATATAGGAGGAGCGTTCGGGATGGGCGCGGTGGGCGGCTCCGCCTTCCATTTCATCAAGGGACTCTACAACTCGCCGAAGGGCGAGCGCGTTGTCGGCGGAGTACAGGCCGTCCGGATGAACGCGCCGCGCGTCGGCGGGAGCTTCGCCGTCTGGGGTGGCCTCTTCTCAGCCTTCGACTGCTCCATGGTCTACGTCCGACAGAAGGAGGACCCTTGGAACTCCATCATCGCCGGAGCTGCTACCGGCGGCTTCCTCTCGATGCGCCAGGGTCTTGGCGCCGCTTCGCGATCGGCCATATTCGGAGGGGTCCTCCTCGCCCTCATCGAGGGCGCCGGTATCATGCTTAATAAAGTGCTCAGCGCGCCCCAGAATTTCCCGCCAATGGAGGAGCCGATTCCCGCCATGATGACCCCTGCGGGGGTGGAGATCGGAGTTGATCAACGGCCAAAGGCGGAGGAGTCATCTTCGTGGTTTGGCGGTTTCTTTGGGGGAAGAAGGAGACGGAGCCATCTGGTTCAGCCAAGACTGAGGTATTGGAGAGCTTTGATTCTCCAAGCACACCCATCCCCACTTTCGAATACAAGTGAGGGGTTTCCTTTCTTTCCGTGTCTCCGATCTTCCAG GTCATGGCACAAATAA